A stretch of the Candidatus Zixiibacteriota bacterium genome encodes the following:
- a CDS encoding RNA-binding protein — MNIYIGNLSFDATEEKLRQAFESYGEVTNVNMITDRDTGRPRGFAFVEMSGQSEATAAIDGLNGQDLDGRTLKVNEARQREDRGGGDRGQRRY; from the coding sequence ATGAATATCTACATCGGCAATCTGTCGTTTGACGCGACGGAAGAGAAGTTACGCCAGGCATTTGAGAGTTATGGCGAAGTCACAAACGTAAACATGATTACGGACAGAGACACTGGGAGACCAAGAGGTTTTGCCTTTGTCGAGATGTCTGGTCAGAGCGAGGCTACTGCAGCCATCGACGGGCTGAATGGCCAGGACCTCGATGGACGCACGTTGAAGGTCAACGAAGCACGCCAGCGCGAGGATAGAGGAGGCGGTGATCGAGGCCAGAGGCGTTACTAA
- a CDS encoding RNA-binding protein — protein sequence MASSRMLVTNFDNSTTEEELKELFSVHGRVRQVEIVGVRGLGFVEMFKKSESKKAVLALNGSEFKTSTLKVQEARPFNDSGRRHNRRK from the coding sequence ATGGCAAGTAGCAGAATGTTGGTAACTAACTTCGACAATTCGACCACGGAGGAAGAACTCAAGGAACTGTTCTCTGTTCATGGTAGAGTCAGGCAGGTCGAAATCGTTGGTGTTAGAGGTTTAGGATTTGTGGAGATGTTTAAGAAATCGGAGTCCAAAAAGGCTGTGCTGGCTCTCAACGGTTCCGAATTCAAGACCAGCACACTGAAAGTCCAAGAAGCTCGCCCGTTCAATGACAGCGGCAGAAGACACAATAGAAGGAAATAG